In one Juglans regia cultivar Chandler chromosome 11, Walnut 2.0, whole genome shotgun sequence genomic region, the following are encoded:
- the LOC108995815 gene encoding light-inducible protein CPRF2: protein MDRVFSVEEISDQFWSAPLRPPPPTPHSQSRPLSAGSVSLDESSRMNRSESEWAFQRFLQLEASSNAETQTETKTETETSSAVHPNKDVVVEIGDDEDNTKNANNISNHNNIIRNKSPTSTASTSSFGESCTAPFNAPPPNIPIDSDEYQDFLKSKLNLACAAVALTRGPLVKPQDSAALSDNGLQASNTSQLGSQAPSKGAGGDSSWSREKDSNGSLGIPSLPVQKKSGVPARPTTSGSSREQSDDEEVEGENELTENMHPTDAKRVRRMLSNRESARRSRRRKQAHLTELETQVAQLRVENSSLLKRLTEITQKYNEAAVDNRVLKADVETLRAKVKMAEETVKRITGLNPLFHAMSDISSMGMPSINGSPSDTSTDAAVPVQDNSNHHFFQPSMNNNMSTHDMGVNNGLADVTSVENVQRNSTVAAVVGSRMERTASMQRVASLEHLEKRIRGGTSPCGTQSNGE from the exons ATGGATAGGGTGTTTTCAGTGGAGGAAATTTCCGACCAATTCTGGTCGGCCCCTCTCAGGCCGCCGCCTCCGACGCCACACTCCCAGTCCCGGCCACTATCTGCCGGAAGTGTATCATTGGACGAATCTTCAAGAATGAACCGAAGCGAGTCCGAGTGGGCCTTTCAACGTTTTCTCCAGCTCGAGGCCTCCTCCAACGCTGAGACCCAGACCGAAACCAAGACCGAGACCGAGACATCATCTGCCGTCCACCCGAACAAAGACGTTGTCGTCGAGATCGGGGACGACGAGGACAACACCAAGAATgctaataatattagtaatcataataatattattcggAACAAGTCTCCCACCAGTACCGCTTCCACGTCGTCTTTCGGCGAGAGCTGCACAGCGCCCTTTAATGCACCTCCTCCCAATATCCCCATCGATTCCGACGAGTACCAGGATTTCCTCAAAAGCAAGCTAAATCTTGCTTGTGCTGCTGTGGCTTTAACTCgg GGACCTCTAGTGAAACCCCAAGATTCTGCTGCTTTATCTGATAATGGATTGCAGGCTTCCAATACTTCACAACTGGGATCCCAAGCCCCTTCTAAAG GAGCTGGGGGTGATTCATCCTGGTCACGAGAAAAGGACTCTAATGGATCACTTGGAATTCCGTCCTTACCTGTGCAAAAGAAATCTGGGGTCCCAGCTAGGCCAACAACAAGTGGATCATCGAGAGAACAGTCagatgatgaagaagttgaAGGAGAAAATGAACTAACTGAGAATATGCATCCTACTGATGCAAAACGTGTAAGGAG GATGCTTTCCAATAGAGAGTCGGCTAGACgctcaagaagaagaaagcaggCTCATTTGACCGAGCTTGAGACGCAG GTTGCTCAACTAAGAGTTGAAAATTCTTCCCTTTTAAAGCGTCTTACTGAGATCACCCAGAAGTACAATGAAGCAGCTGTTGACAATAGAGTTTTAAAAGCAGATGTCGAAACATTGAGAGCAAAG GTTAAGATGGCAGAGGAGACTGTCAAAAGAATTACTGGACTGAACCCTTTGTTCCATGCCATGTCTGATATATCCTCAATGGGAATGCCATCAATTAATGGAAGCCCTTCTGACACATCAACGGATGCTGCTGTGCCTGTGCAAGATAACTCAAATCATCACTTCTTTCAACCTAGTATGAACAATAATATGTCCACTCATGATATGGGAGTCAACAATGGTTTGGCAGACGTTACTTCTGTTGAAAATGTGCAGCGGAATTCTACAGTAGCTGCAGTAGTAGGAAGCAGGATGGAAAGAACAGCTTCCATGCAGCGAGTGGCTAGTTTGGAGCATCTTGAGAAGCGGATCCGTGGGGGCACAAGTCCTTGTGGAACCCAGTCCAATGGGGAGTAG
- the LOC108995809 gene encoding pentatricopeptide repeat-containing protein At3g04750, mitochondrial, with product MHWCGRGIRSLSSCSTKNIQTNWDPTASLQLNHAALVLLEKCSTREHFKQILGQIMRTNLVGQTFPMSRLLFFSAISRPENLDMALRLFDHYTPHPNLYIYNTMISALSSFSISQSFALYYSMLSSGIYPDKHTLLYLLQASQRISEAKQIHCHAVVTGLSSYGYLQNSLVKIYLENGLLGLAHQVFRHMPVLDVVSFNILIVGYAKRGYSFDALDLFFEMIGSGLEPDEFTIVGLLMSCGQLGNAKLGKSVHSWIEKRKCISSSNLILGNALLDMYAKCKKLEFAQRVFDALVVKDIISWNTMIAGYAKVGQLDIAHNSFNQMPKRNLFSWNSLMSGYSQKGDYMMVMNLFNSMVGDNVRPDNVTMAILVHAAAEIGGLDQGKSIHSWVVRMQIKIDAFLGSSLIDMYCKCGSIGRAFMVFRGLTEKDVNVWTTMITGFAFHGYGSKALELFSEMQGDVLPNEVTFVSVLTACSHSGLVDEGLKIFNSMKENYGIHPGVEHYGCLVDLFARAGQLAEAKIVIDKMPMEPSQSIWGSVVGACRAHGNMELAEIALRELLKSEPNESGGYILLSNIYATWGRWSCSDKIRELMESRGVKKTAGCSSVAVDGVFHDFVAVDKQHPRWEDIQSILNCLKSEMKSTTDFSFNFLHMLLDPC from the coding sequence ATGCATTGGTGTGGACGAGGTATTCGCTCTCTTAGTTCGTGTTCAACAAAAAACATCCAGACCAACTGGGATCCAACTGCATCGCTCCAACTCAATCACGCGGCTCTTGTTTTGCTTGAGAAATGCAGCACAAGGGAGCATTTCAAGCAGATATTGGGGCAGATTATGAGGACCAATCTCGTTGGTCAAACGTTTCCCATGAGCAGGCTTCTATTTTTCTCAGCAATCTCACGTCCCGAAAACCTGGACATGGCTCTCCGGCTTTTCGACCATTATACTCCACATCCCAATCTCTACATTTACAACACCATGATCTCCGCCTTATCATCTTTCTCTATCAGTCAATCATTTGCTCTCTACTATTCAATGCTCTCGTCTGGTATTTACCCAGATAAGCACACTCTCCTTTACCTTCTCCAAGCGTCCCAACGTATATCGGAAGCCAAGCAGATCCATTGCCATGCCGTTGTTACAGGCTTGTCGTCTTATGGATATCTGCAAAACTCACTGGTGAAAATATATTTGGAGAATGGACTCTTGGGGCTTGCACATCAGGTGTTCCGCCATATGCCTGTACTAGATGTTGTATCATTTAACATTTTGATTGTTGGTTATGCGAAGAGGGGTTACAGTTTTGACGCTTTGGATCTATTCTTTGAAATGATCGGTTCAGGGCTTGAACCTGATGAGTTTACGATAGTGGGTCTTCTTATGTCTTGTGGGCAGTTAGGAAATGCAAAACTAGGGAAGTCTGTTCATTCATGGATTGAGAAGAGGAAGTGCATTAGTTCTTCGAATTTGATCTTGGGTAATGCTCTTCTTGATATGTATGCCAAATGCAAGAAATTGGAGTTTGCTCAAAGAGTTTTTGATGCATTAGTAGTGAAGGACATCATTTCATGGAACACCATGATTGCAGGATATGCCAAGGTTGGGCAATTGGACATTGCCCACAATTCTTTCAATCAAATGCCCAAGAGGAATCTTTTCTCTTGGAATTCTTTAATGTCTGGCTACTCCCAGAAGGGTGATTATATGATGGTAATGAATTTATTTAATAGCATGGTTGGGGATAATGTTAGGCCTGATAATGTTACTATGGCAATCTTGGTCCATGCTGCAGCAGAAATTGGAGGACTGGATCAAGGGAAATCGATACATAGTTGGGTGGTTAGGATGCAGATAAAAATAGATGCATTTTTGGGTTCATCATTAATAGACATGTACTGCAAGTGTGGAAGCATTGGAAGAGCTTTTATGGTTTTCAGGGGGCTAACTGAAAAAGATGTTAATGTATGGACGACAATGATTACTGGATTTGCATTCCATGGTTATGGGAGCAAAGCTCTTGAACTGTTCTCCGAGATGCAGGGAGATGTACTGCCAAATGAGGTGACATTTGTTTCTGTTCTCACTGCATGCAGTCATAGTGGACTTGTGGATGAAGGGCTCAAAATATTCAATAgcatgaaagaaaattatggTATTCACCCAGGAGTTGAGCACTACGGGTGTTTGGTGGATCTTTTTGCAAGAGCAGGGCAGCTGGCTGAAGCTAAAATTGTGATTGACAAGATGCCAATGGAACCAAGTCAATCCATATGGGGATCAGTCGTGGGTGCTTGTAGAGCTCATGGAAACATGGAACTAGCAGAGATAGCTTTGAGAGAGTTGCTAAAGTCGGAACCTAACGAATCAGGCGGATATATTTTGTTGTCAAACATATATGCTACTTGGGGAAGATGGAGCTGTTCAGACAAGATAAGGGAACTCATGGAAAGCAGAGGAGTAAAGAAGACAGCTGGTTGCAGCAGTGTAGCTGTTGATGGAGTTTTTCATGATTTTGTAGCAGTGGATAAGCAGCATCCGAGATGGGAGGATATTCAGTCCATATTGAATTGTCTAAAGAGTGAAATGAAGTCCACTACTGATTTTTCATTCAACTTTTTGCACATGCTGCTAGACCCCTGTTGA